Proteins encoded by one window of Yersinia massiliensis:
- the malK gene encoding maltose/maltodextrin ABC transporter ATP-binding protein MalK, with protein MANVTLSGVYKAFGEAVISRDINLEIDDGEFVVFVGPSGCGKSTLLRMIAGLEDITSGELLIGGKRMNDVPPSERGIGMVFQSYALYPHLSVAENMSFGLKLAGAKKAEINQRVNQVAEVLQLAHLLDRRPKALSGGQRQRVAIGRTLVAEPDVFLLDEPLSNLDAALRVQMRIEISRLHKRLQRTMIYVTHDQVEAMTLADKIVVLDAGNVAQVGKPLELYHYPANRFVAGFIGSPKMNFLPVKVTAVEPNQVQIELPNPNGQLVWLPVEGTRVHVGANMSLGIRPEHLLPSSASEVTLEGEIQVVEQLGNETQIHIQIPAIRQNLVYRQNDVVLVEEGATFAIGLPPQRCHLFREDGTACKRLYQELGV; from the coding sequence CGCTGAGTGGCGTTTATAAGGCCTTTGGTGAGGCTGTGATTTCCAGAGATATCAATTTGGAAATCGATGACGGTGAATTTGTGGTGTTTGTTGGCCCATCCGGATGTGGAAAGTCAACGCTGCTGCGGATGATTGCCGGTCTTGAGGACATTACCTCGGGTGAGTTGTTGATTGGCGGTAAGCGCATGAACGATGTACCGCCTTCTGAGCGCGGCATCGGCATGGTGTTTCAGTCCTATGCACTTTATCCCCATCTGTCTGTGGCCGAAAACATGTCGTTTGGCCTGAAATTGGCGGGCGCAAAGAAAGCCGAAATCAACCAACGGGTGAATCAGGTAGCAGAAGTGCTACAGCTGGCTCACCTGTTGGACCGCCGGCCAAAAGCGTTATCAGGCGGGCAGCGTCAGCGTGTGGCGATTGGCCGTACCTTGGTCGCGGAGCCCGATGTTTTCTTGCTCGATGAACCGTTATCTAACTTGGATGCCGCACTACGAGTGCAGATGCGCATTGAGATATCGCGCCTCCATAAGCGCCTGCAACGCACCATGATTTACGTCACCCATGATCAGGTCGAAGCCATGACATTGGCCGACAAAATTGTGGTGCTCGATGCGGGCAATGTTGCGCAGGTAGGTAAGCCACTCGAGCTGTACCACTACCCAGCCAATCGCTTTGTCGCGGGCTTTATCGGCTCGCCAAAAATGAATTTTTTACCGGTTAAAGTGACCGCCGTTGAACCAAACCAAGTGCAAATAGAGCTACCCAACCCAAATGGCCAATTAGTGTGGCTACCGGTAGAGGGCACTCGGGTTCATGTCGGCGCGAATATGTCTTTGGGGATCCGCCCGGAACATTTGCTGCCAAGCAGCGCCTCTGAAGTCACGCTGGAAGGCGAGATTCAAGTGGTCGAGCAACTGGGTAACGAGACTCAAATTCATATCCAAATCCCGGCAATACGTCAGAACCTGGTTTACCGCCAGAACGACGTGGTGCTGGTAGAAGAAGGTGCAACATTCGCCATCGGTTTGCCTCCACAACGTTGTCATCTGTTCCGTGAAGATGGCACTGCGTGTAAACGGCTTTACCAAGAGCTGGGTGTCTAG
- a CDS encoding maltoporin, with amino-acid sequence MTTLRKLPIALAVAAGVLSTQAMAVDFHGYARSGIGWTASGGEQQCFKATGAQSKYRLGNECETYAEIKLGQELWKEGDKSFYFDTNVAYSVSQRDDWESTSPAFREANVQGKNLIEWLPGSTMWAGKRFYQRHDVHMIDFYYWDISGPGAGLEAIDLGFGKLSVAATRNSEAGGSSAWIDNQRKDADHTVNDVYDIRLAGLETNPGGTLEFGVDYGRANTQDDYALAPGASKDGVMLTTEHTQSMMGGFNKFVIQYATDSMTSYNSGHSQGASINNNGHMLRVIDHGAINLAEKWDMMYVALYQDTDWDNNNGTTWYSVGVRPMYKWTPIMSTLLEAGYDNVKSQHTGERNGQYKLTLAQQWQAGDSIWSRPAIRIFATYANWDEKWGYNNVSGSPDNGLAQNGTIGTDSRGKNNEVTFGAQFEAWW; translated from the coding sequence ATGACTACTCTGCGCAAGTTACCGATAGCACTGGCTGTTGCCGCTGGTGTCCTTTCCACTCAAGCGATGGCTGTTGATTTCCACGGGTACGCGCGTTCCGGTATCGGCTGGACAGCAAGTGGTGGCGAGCAACAATGTTTCAAAGCAACCGGTGCTCAAAGTAAATACCGTTTGGGTAACGAATGTGAGACGTATGCGGAAATTAAGTTAGGCCAAGAGTTGTGGAAAGAAGGTGATAAGAGCTTCTACTTCGATACTAACGTCGCCTATTCCGTTTCACAACGTGATGACTGGGAATCCACATCACCGGCTTTCCGTGAAGCCAACGTGCAGGGTAAAAATCTGATCGAATGGTTGCCAGGGTCCACCATGTGGGCGGGTAAACGCTTCTATCAACGTCATGACGTCCATATGATTGACTTCTACTACTGGGACATTTCTGGTCCAGGTGCAGGTTTAGAGGCTATTGATCTGGGCTTCGGTAAGTTATCTGTGGCTGCTACGCGTAACTCTGAAGCGGGCGGTTCAAGTGCTTGGATCGACAATCAACGTAAAGATGCCGACCACACTGTCAACGATGTGTACGACATTCGCTTAGCCGGTTTAGAAACTAACCCAGGCGGCACACTTGAGTTTGGTGTCGATTATGGCCGCGCCAATACCCAAGACGATTATGCATTAGCACCGGGCGCATCGAAAGATGGCGTGATGCTGACCACTGAACACACCCAAAGCATGATGGGTGGCTTTAACAAATTTGTTATCCAATATGCCACTGACTCCATGACCTCCTATAACAGCGGTCATTCTCAAGGGGCATCAATCAATAATAACGGCCATATGCTGCGTGTTATCGACCACGGTGCCATCAATCTGGCCGAGAAGTGGGACATGATGTACGTCGCGTTATACCAAGATACTGATTGGGATAACAACAACGGGACTACTTGGTACAGCGTGGGTGTGCGTCCAATGTACAAATGGACCCCTATCATGAGTACCTTGCTGGAAGCTGGCTATGACAATGTGAAGTCACAACATACCGGCGAGCGTAACGGCCAGTACAAACTGACTCTGGCACAACAATGGCAGGCAGGCGACAGCATTTGGTCACGTCCGGCAATCCGTATCTTCGCAACTTATGCCAATTGGGATGAGAAGTGGGGCTACAACAATGTGTCAGGCAGCCCGGATAATGGTTTAGCGCAAAACGGTACGATTGGTACTGACAGCCGCGGTAAGAACAACGAAGTGACCTTCGGTGCACAATTCGAAGCTTGGTGGTAA
- the malM gene encoding maltose operon protein MalM produces MKKNLLTLCLALALGVTAPLAVQAESTISPANVSIAPTISTATLQQLPWQPLVPPTTQDVKLTSVSPQISQGNIEGAVAAFALPADRGSMEITLSSLVADNQLYSPSVLVLDEQMRPAAYYPASYFTYEKAGIMTSDRLQGVMKLTPALGQKQIYLLVYTTREDLAKTTKLLDPAKAYAMGVGNAVPDIPDPIAKHTPTGNLKIKATAEQGMGNVMIGLIQSAPASPPVVVGSTQTAAVAAPAPAPVKPAEPMLSETENYFNQAIKDAVKSGDVDKALKLLNEAEHLGSTSARKTFIGSVKGKG; encoded by the coding sequence ATGAAAAAGAATCTGCTGACACTCTGTTTGGCATTGGCTCTAGGGGTCACCGCACCTCTGGCAGTGCAGGCCGAATCAACGATATCTCCGGCGAATGTGTCTATCGCGCCGACAATCAGTACTGCCACTCTACAGCAGTTGCCGTGGCAGCCATTAGTGCCACCTACAACGCAAGACGTCAAACTTACGTCTGTCAGCCCACAAATCTCGCAAGGGAACATTGAAGGTGCGGTTGCGGCCTTTGCATTGCCCGCAGACCGTGGCTCGATGGAAATCACGCTCAGTAGCCTAGTGGCGGATAACCAGTTGTACTCGCCAAGCGTCTTGGTGCTCGATGAGCAAATGCGCCCAGCAGCTTATTATCCTGCCAGCTATTTCACCTATGAAAAAGCCGGCATCATGACCAGCGACCGTCTGCAAGGGGTGATGAAACTGACACCTGCGTTGGGCCAGAAACAGATTTATCTGTTGGTCTATACCACCCGTGAAGATCTGGCTAAAACCACTAAGCTGCTCGATCCCGCTAAGGCTTATGCCATGGGCGTGGGTAACGCAGTACCGGACATCCCAGATCCAATTGCTAAGCATACGCCTACGGGCAACCTAAAAATCAAAGCCACTGCCGAGCAAGGCATGGGTAACGTGATGATAGGCTTAATTCAGTCAGCACCGGCTTCGCCTCCTGTTGTGGTAGGCAGCACACAAACTGCGGCGGTCGCGGCACCAGCGCCAGCGCCTGTGAAACCGGCAGAACCGATGCTGAGCGAGACTGAAAACTACTTCAACCAAGCGATTAAAGACGCGGTGAAATCCGGTGATGTCGATAAGGCGCTGAAATTGTTGAACGAGGCGGAACATTTGGGCTCAACTTCAGCCCGAAAAACCTTTATTGGCAGTGTAAAAGGCAAGGGTTAA
- the ubiC gene encoding chorismate lyase has product MSIGDASILKPIEWCAIEQPDIPANIADWLMELGSMTRRFEQHCQRVHVEPQRECFVTRDELGEDAAHLPVSERYWLREIILCGDNEPWLLGRTVIPEETLSGPDRALVDLGTIPLGRYLFGGDNLTRDYIQVGRQNALWARRSLLRLSGKPLLLTEVFLPASPLYSVFAG; this is encoded by the coding sequence ATGTCTATCGGCGATGCATCAATTTTAAAGCCTATCGAATGGTGTGCCATTGAACAGCCCGATATTCCCGCCAATATTGCTGATTGGTTGATGGAATTAGGCTCAATGACTCGGCGCTTTGAGCAGCATTGCCAGCGAGTCCATGTCGAACCGCAACGTGAATGCTTCGTGACACGCGATGAATTAGGTGAAGATGCGGCACATTTACCCGTAAGTGAACGCTATTGGCTGCGGGAAATCATCTTATGTGGTGATAATGAACCTTGGCTACTGGGGCGCACGGTCATTCCCGAAGAAACCTTGTCAGGCCCAGACCGTGCGCTGGTGGATTTAGGGACGATACCGCTCGGGCGCTATTTATTTGGTGGCGATAATTTAACGCGGGATTATATTCAGGTAGGGCGGCAGAATGCGCTATGGGCGCGCCGCTCATTGCTACGCCTATCAGGCAAACCCTTGTTACTGACAGAAGTTTTTTTACCGGCCTCGCCGCTTTATTCGGTTTTTGCAGGCTGA
- the ubiA gene encoding 4-hydroxybenzoate octaprenyltransferase yields the protein MKGSIDQSKWRAYCRLMRIDKPIGSLLLLWPTLWALWLAGQGIPEVQILIVFVLGVFFMRAAGCVVNDYADRNIDGYVKRTASRPLPSGAISEKESKILFVTLVLLSFGLVLTLNRMTIGLSLAALALAWVYPFMKRVTHLPQVVLGAAFGWSIPMGFAAVSESLPLVCWLLFLANICWTVAYDTQYAMVDRDDDLKIGVKSTAILFGQHDKLIIGLLQLATLVLMVAVGWLMNLGGAFYWSLLLAGALFVHQQKLIAQRERDACFRAFLNNNYVGLVLFLGILVSYL from the coding sequence TTGAAGGGAAGTATTGACCAAAGCAAATGGCGGGCTTATTGCCGTTTGATGCGCATCGATAAGCCGATTGGCTCCTTATTATTGTTGTGGCCGACATTGTGGGCGCTATGGTTGGCGGGGCAAGGCATTCCTGAGGTTCAGATACTGATTGTTTTTGTCTTAGGGGTCTTCTTCATGCGCGCGGCGGGCTGCGTCGTCAATGATTATGCTGACAGGAATATTGATGGCTATGTGAAGCGTACGGCCTCTCGGCCGCTGCCCAGCGGTGCCATTAGTGAAAAAGAGAGCAAGATCCTGTTCGTCACCTTGGTACTGCTTTCGTTTGGCTTAGTCTTAACCCTGAATCGCATGACCATCGGGCTATCACTGGCGGCACTGGCGCTGGCTTGGGTGTACCCGTTTATGAAAAGGGTTACCCATCTACCTCAGGTGGTTTTGGGGGCTGCTTTTGGTTGGTCAATCCCGATGGGATTCGCGGCAGTCAGCGAAAGTTTGCCCTTAGTTTGTTGGCTACTATTCTTGGCCAATATCTGCTGGACGGTCGCTTACGATACGCAATATGCGATGGTTGATCGTGATGATGACCTCAAAATTGGGGTTAAATCTACTGCCATTCTCTTTGGTCAACATGACAAACTGATCATTGGATTGTTGCAATTAGCGACATTGGTACTGATGGTCGCCGTTGGCTGGCTGATGAATCTGGGCGGGGCATTTTATTGGTCATTACTGCTCGCAGGGGCGCTGTTTGTTCATCAGCAGAAGTTGATTGCTCAACGTGAGCGTGATGCCTGCTTCCGAGCATTTCTAAACAATAACTATGTGGGATTGGTGCTATTTTTAGGCATTCTGGTGAGCTACCTATAA
- the plsB gene encoding glycerol-3-phosphate 1-O-acyltransferase PlsB produces MSGWRKIYYKLLNLPLKLLVKSKVIPADPVTELGLDPSRPILYVLPYNSKADLLTLRAQCQAQDLPDPLIPLEIDGVQLPSHVFIDNGPRVFRYYAPKQESVKLFHDYLDLHRNNPELDIQMLPVSVMFGRSPGREGHGTPHLRVLNGVEKFFAVLWLGRDSFVRFSTTVSLRRMASEHGTDKTIAHKLARVARMHFSRQRLAAVGPSLPARQDLFNKLLASKAIEKAVADEARTKKISHEKAQQNAITLMEEIAANFSYEAVRLSDRVLSWTWNRLYQGINVHNAERVRQLAQDGHEIVYVPCHRSHMDYLLLSYVLYHQGLVPPHIAAGINLNFWPAGPIFRRLGAFFIRRTFKGNKLYSTVFREYLGELFTRGYSVEYFVEGGRSRTGRLLEPKTGTLSMTIQAMLRGGSRPITLVPIYIGYEHVMEVGTYAKELRGATKEKENLLQMLRGLRKLRNLGQGYVNFGEPIPLTTYLNTNVPQWRDAIDPIEAQRPTWLTPAVNDLAGKIMVRINNAAAANAMNLCSTALLASRQRSLTREQLLEQLDCYLQLMRNVPYAKDVTVPDKTPEELLNHALNMNKFEVEKDNIGDIIILPREQAVLMTYYRNNIQHLLMLPSLIASMVMYHRRITRAELLRQIGMIYPMLKAELFLHYSKEQLPHTLDTLVDELARQQLICDKGNELVLNPARIRPLQLLAAGVRETLQRYAITLSLLSANPSINRGALEKESRIMAQRLSVLHGINAPEFFDKAVFSTLVGTLREEGYISDTGDAVQAQTLEVYNMLSALMTPEVKLTIESVSMPAETSEQLPEPEEDKSEN; encoded by the coding sequence ATGTCAGGTTGGCGTAAAATATATTATAAGTTATTGAATTTACCACTTAAATTGTTGGTAAAAAGCAAGGTTATTCCGGCAGATCCTGTGACTGAGTTAGGGTTAGACCCATCTCGTCCAATTCTGTACGTTTTACCTTATAATTCCAAGGCAGATTTGCTGACTTTGCGAGCGCAATGTCAGGCACAAGATCTGCCCGACCCTTTGATTCCATTGGAAATTGATGGCGTACAACTCCCAAGCCATGTCTTTATCGATAATGGTCCAAGGGTCTTTCGCTATTACGCACCAAAACAAGAGTCAGTGAAGTTATTCCACGATTATTTGGATTTACATCGTAATAATCCGGAATTAGATATCCAGATGCTACCGGTTTCCGTGATGTTTGGTCGCTCACCTGGGCGCGAAGGTCACGGCACACCTCATCTGCGGGTATTGAACGGCGTTGAGAAGTTCTTTGCTGTCTTGTGGCTAGGCCGCGATAGTTTTGTCCGGTTCTCAACCACGGTGTCACTGCGCCGGATGGCCAGTGAGCATGGCACAGATAAAACAATCGCTCATAAACTGGCTCGCGTGGCGCGGATGCACTTCTCTCGTCAGCGTTTGGCGGCGGTCGGCCCAAGTTTGCCAGCCCGTCAGGATCTGTTCAATAAGCTGCTGGCCTCTAAAGCGATTGAAAAAGCCGTTGCCGATGAAGCGCGGACTAAAAAAATATCCCACGAGAAAGCACAGCAAAATGCCATTACGTTGATGGAAGAGATTGCGGCAAACTTCTCTTATGAAGCCGTACGTCTATCTGACAGGGTATTGAGCTGGACATGGAACCGCCTGTATCAAGGCATCAACGTCCATAACGCTGAGCGAGTACGGCAGTTGGCGCAAGATGGCCATGAGATTGTTTATGTGCCTTGCCATCGCAGCCATATGGATTATTTGCTGCTCTCCTACGTGCTCTATCATCAAGGGTTAGTACCTCCTCATATTGCTGCCGGTATTAACCTTAACTTCTGGCCTGCTGGCCCGATTTTCCGCCGTTTGGGTGCGTTCTTTATCCGCCGTACTTTTAAAGGCAATAAACTCTATTCAACGGTGTTCCGTGAGTATTTGGGTGAGCTGTTTACGCGTGGCTATTCGGTAGAATACTTTGTTGAAGGCGGCCGTTCACGCACGGGTCGTTTGTTAGAGCCTAAAACCGGCACGCTGTCGATGACCATTCAGGCCATGCTTCGTGGTGGGTCACGCCCCATTACCTTAGTGCCCATTTATATTGGCTACGAGCATGTCATGGAAGTGGGCACTTACGCCAAAGAACTGCGTGGTGCGACCAAAGAGAAAGAGAACTTACTGCAGATGCTACGTGGCTTGCGCAAGTTACGTAATCTCGGTCAGGGCTATGTTAACTTTGGTGAACCCATTCCGCTGACCACCTACTTGAACACGAATGTGCCGCAATGGCGGGATGCTATCGATCCGATTGAAGCACAGCGTCCAACTTGGCTGACACCAGCAGTGAATGATTTGGCTGGCAAGATCATGGTTAGAATCAACAATGCGGCAGCGGCAAACGCCATGAACCTCTGCTCTACCGCATTATTGGCCTCACGCCAGCGCTCACTGACTCGCGAGCAGTTACTTGAGCAACTCGATTGCTACCTGCAATTGATGCGCAACGTACCTTACGCGAAAGACGTCACTGTTCCGGATAAAACGCCGGAAGAGTTACTGAATCACGCCTTGAATATGAATAAGTTCGAGGTGGAGAAAGACAATATCGGTGACATCATCATCCTGCCACGGGAACAAGCCGTGCTGATGACTTATTACCGCAATAATATCCAGCACTTGCTGATGTTACCGTCGCTGATTGCCAGCATGGTGATGTACCACCGCCGCATTACTCGCGCTGAGTTGCTGCGTCAGATTGGCATGATTTATCCGATGCTAAAAGCCGAATTGTTCCTGCATTACAGCAAAGAGCAGTTACCGCATACGCTGGATACCTTGGTTGATGAACTGGCGCGTCAGCAGCTTATTTGCGACAAAGGGAATGAGTTGGTGCTGAATCCAGCCCGTATTCGTCCACTGCAATTATTGGCTGCGGGTGTCCGAGAAACACTGCAACGTTACGCGATTACGCTGTCGTTACTCAGTGCAAATCCAAGTATCAATCGTGGGGCGCTGGAGAAAGAGAGCCGTATCATGGCGCAACGTTTGTCAGTTCTGCATGGCATTAACGCACCTGAATTCTTTGATAAAGCCGTCTTCTCAACGTTGGTGGGCACACTGCGTGAAGAAGGTTATATCAGTGATACGGGTGATGCTGTTCAGGCACAGACATTGGAAGTTTATAATATGTTGAGCGCCTTGATGACGCCGGAAGTGAAGCTGACGATTGAGAGTGTCAGTATGCCAGCGGAAACCAGCGAACAGTTGCCAGAACCTGAAGAAGATAAATCGGAAAATTAA
- a CDS encoding diacylglycerol kinase, producing MANQLTGLTRIYKAAGYSAKGLIAAWHNEAAFRQEAVVALVAIILAFWLDLDAVARILLIGSVVLVIIIEVINSAIEAVVDRIGSEFHELSGRAKDMGSAAVFLAVLLAIFVWISVLWHHLS from the coding sequence ATGGCAAATCAGTTAACAGGGCTAACCCGAATCTACAAAGCAGCGGGTTATTCTGCGAAAGGCTTAATCGCAGCTTGGCACAATGAAGCGGCTTTTCGCCAAGAGGCTGTCGTTGCGCTCGTGGCTATCATACTGGCGTTCTGGCTAGATTTAGATGCTGTAGCCCGCATTTTATTGATTGGTAGCGTTGTTCTAGTGATTATTATTGAAGTTATCAATAGTGCAATTGAAGCGGTAGTCGACCGTATCGGCAGTGAGTTTCATGAGCTATCCGGCAGGGCTAAAGATATGGGCTCTGCTGCCGTGTTTTTAGCTGTTCTGCTGGCTATTTTTGTCTGGATATCTGTACTTTGGCACCATTTGAGTTGA
- the lexA gene encoding transcriptional repressor LexA codes for MKALTTRQQEVYDLVRDHLAQTGMPPTRAEIAQRLGFRSPNAAEEHLKALARKGVIEIVSGASRGIRLLMEEEEGLPLIGRVAAGEPLLAQQHIEGHYKVDPSMFKPSADFLLRVNGMSMRDIGILDGDLLAVHKTQDVRNGQVVVARIDDEVTVKRLKKQGSIVQLLPENSEFEPIVVDLREQSFTIEGLAVGVIRNGDWI; via the coding sequence ATGAAAGCACTTACGACCAGACAGCAAGAGGTTTATGACCTGGTGCGCGATCACTTGGCGCAAACTGGTATGCCACCGACCCGTGCTGAAATTGCGCAGCGTCTGGGATTTCGTTCTCCTAACGCTGCTGAAGAGCATTTAAAAGCATTGGCCCGTAAAGGCGTGATAGAGATTGTCTCTGGCGCTTCGCGTGGCATTCGTTTGCTGATGGAAGAAGAAGAGGGCCTGCCACTGATTGGGCGGGTTGCTGCAGGTGAACCACTGCTGGCACAGCAACACATCGAAGGGCACTATAAAGTTGATCCTTCAATGTTTAAGCCGAGCGCAGATTTTCTGCTGCGGGTTAATGGAATGTCGATGAGAGATATCGGTATTCTGGATGGCGATCTACTAGCCGTACATAAAACGCAGGATGTGCGGAACGGGCAAGTGGTTGTGGCACGTATCGATGATGAAGTGACAGTAAAACGCCTTAAAAAGCAGGGTAGCATCGTACAGCTGCTGCCAGAGAACAGCGAGTTTGAGCCGATCGTCGTTGATCTGCGCGAACAAAGCTTCACCATTGAGGGATTGGCTGTTGGCGTCATCCGTAATGGGGACTGGATCTGA
- a CDS encoding CsbD family protein — protein sequence MNKDQADGNWKQFKGKVKEKWGKLTDDDLTVIEGKRDQLVGKIQEKYGYQKEQAEKEVKAWEDHSKYRW from the coding sequence ATGAACAAAGATCAAGCTGACGGTAACTGGAAGCAGTTTAAAGGTAAAGTGAAAGAGAAATGGGGTAAGCTGACTGACGATGACCTGACGGTTATTGAAGGAAAGCGTGACCAACTGGTCGGTAAAATCCAGGAGAAATACGGCTATCAGAAAGAGCAGGCTGAGAAAGAAGTGAAGGCCTGGGAAGACCACAGCAAATATCGCTGGTAG
- the zur gene encoding zinc uptake transcriptional repressor Zur: MNPINQEKLLAQAESLCQQRNVRLTPQRLEVLRLMAQQPGAISAYDLLDLLRVSEPQAKPPTVYRALDFLLEQGFIHRVESANSYVLCHHFEEPTHTSALFICDRCKIVTERTTVGIEEALAQLAKQSGFTLRHSVVEAHGLCAECGVIEACESHDHCDHDHSIVAKKK; encoded by the coding sequence ATGAACCCTATCAATCAGGAAAAACTGCTGGCTCAAGCTGAAAGCTTGTGTCAACAACGTAACGTCCGGCTGACACCGCAACGTCTTGAAGTATTGCGCCTCATGGCACAACAGCCCGGCGCAATCAGTGCCTACGATTTATTGGATTTGCTGCGCGTATCTGAGCCTCAGGCTAAGCCTCCGACAGTTTATCGCGCATTAGACTTCTTGCTGGAACAAGGGTTTATCCACCGTGTTGAATCAGCTAACAGCTATGTGTTGTGCCATCATTTTGAAGAGCCGACCCACACCTCAGCCCTCTTTATCTGCGATAGGTGCAAGATAGTGACTGAACGTACTACGGTGGGTATCGAAGAAGCATTGGCACAATTAGCAAAACAGTCTGGTTTTACGCTGCGTCATAGTGTGGTTGAAGCGCATGGTTTATGTGCTGAATGCGGGGTAATCGAAGCGTGTGAAAGCCATGATCATTGCGATCATGACCACTCAATTGTGGCAAAAAAGAAGTGA